Genomic window (Zingiber officinale cultivar Zhangliang chromosome 2B, Zo_v1.1, whole genome shotgun sequence):
taaaactttacaGGCAAGctgacatttaaaaaaaaaaaagagagagagagaggatattgttaaatataaaatatattcacAGGGTTTGTAGATTTGTTGATGAtttccattttatttttcttatagatCTTATATTTATGCTCTAAGACTCCATCTATAATAATGATTTAGTGAATCTTAAACATAACTTGCTATTTCTCAAGAAATTATGAAATATAGTTAAAAGTTTATTAGTTGGTAGTAGGAGCTTTCGGTGTCGTCATTAAAGTTGGTCTCAATTTTGGAGAACCTATATATTCCCGAATCCCCTTGCAACTTAAAGATATTTATTTTTGATCCACAGTCTTTTAGGCATAGGATAGCAActattcttgataattttcttttgtGTTCTTAAGGTTTTATTTTAGTCTCCATAGATTTACAATAAAGATCGTTGATGAAGTTTTTGGCCCAAATCTATTAATAATTGAACAAGAGTCAATTTTATAAGGGTACTTCCCTAAAGAGTGCACCTAAAATTTGAGACTGCCGAAAAGGCACCTCAAGATTAGAAAAATGCTCAAAAGGTGCATCTTACCTCTCTATCAAAAGTTATTTTTTCTTCCCTCTCTTTGCATCTGTGCATACTTTTCTATCTTCTCtttacttttaaattaaattaaattaaattaaaattttctctctcCATCATATGCATACATACAACAACAACTTATTAGGAGATTATTGATATAATCGTCCCTAAATTAAGATTGACTAGTTTAACTAAACTCGAATAAattcaagtttgaattttgataCTTAGACAATATGTTTGGATAATATGTGAGAAGAAGTCAGATAGGTTAAAGTTAATCGGATATTTGATGATATGTAATATAAGAGTTAAATAGGTCATGGAAAAGTGGATACTTGACTGCAAAgttttaactggaggttaggtaaagtAAAGTCCTAAGTCAAGGGTTAGgtaaaagaaagtccaagtgaatcaaAGAGAATCATACgttggtaaaggaaagtccaagtatgtcaaTGAGAATTGaacgttggcaaaggaaagcccTAATTGTGGTTGGGcaaaagaaaatccaagtgggtaaAGGAGGACCAAACGTTAGCAAAGGAAAGCTCTAATTGTGAttgacaaaggaaagtccaagtgggtcaaggaaaaCTGAATAttgacaaaggaaagtccaaatgggtcaaggacgACCACACATTGGCAAGaataaagtcctaactgtggttgagcgaaggaaagtccaagtgggtcaagaaagaccgcacgttggcaaaggaaagtccaaatgggtcaaggacgACTGCACGTTGGCAAGagcaaagtcctaactgtggttaggtaagAGTAAAACCCAAGTAGACCAAGAAGGGCCGCAATTGGTGATCGGACGTCTAATGGAAAGTTTGCAAAGTCCAAGTTGttcaaaggttgaccagatacttggtggagaagtcctaacaggtcatgGCTGATTGAATGTTATGCAAGGGAACTCTAGACTTGGACTAAGTAAGTTAGGGTTGGACAATCGATTGGAGCAATCAATTGGCCATAAGCTAATCGATTAGACAACCAATTAGGAGATTCTTGTGAGAACACAGAAAGGGTCTGaattgattggtcaattgattgggcCGACCCTAATCGATTAGGATTGCTCCAATTGATTAGGGTGGATTCCTAAAGAATTGGGAGTTTCGCAAGGAGAAATCACGAAAACAATCATCGAATCGATTTTTCCAATTGATTCAACCACTGCTAATCGATTGAGTTAATCGATCAAGCATTGTTTTGTCGTGAGAAGGAAGAATCAATTGAGGCAATCAATTAAGTCTTAATCGATTGGGCTAATCAATTAAGGCTTTTTTGCGAACAAAGAGTTTGGGAatcaattaggtaatcgattAAAGTCGTCTAAATCAATTGGAATGACTCGCCAATTGATTAAGGTTCAGAAAAAAGTCATTCTACAGGTATTCGAATGTTCGGTTGACATGGCGATCGATTCGGGAAAGCCTAATCGATTAGAGGCGTCGAGTGAACCATAGAAAAGGGTTTTTGCGAAGGTTTGAAGGCAACACTCACACATTTCCTTGTCGTAGGTTCTTGGACTATCCAAAGtgaagtgttgctgcatttcTGAATCAACAAAAGGTCAAACAAAGCTACAAGAGAGCAAGAAAAGCAAGGTTCATAGTGGTAATCGTTTTCGATTTCTTGTGTAACTAGTTTGTGGTTTTTGTTGTATTTTCTTATTGTGAGCTTCTATGAGCCTTCTCCACCTTCAGGAAGGAGATATTCATAGTGGAGTTGCGAGTATAAGGagcggatccttggattagtcacctcaaggaggtggataccaagtaaaatcaaatgTGTTAGCATTATGGAGTTATTGCTTTAAGTGTCTGTTGCAAATCATCGATGAAGCGAAAGAAGTTATTCACCCCTAGCTCTCAGAGTATCCTAACACAATTGTggtgctaatttttaaaaattaacactcCATTTTAATTACACCAGCATCGCTACAATACTAGTTTTTAAAAACCAAGACTATAGTGGTGTCTTGGTTTCTAAAAATCAACACCATGGCAGTGTTATCTATAAAAATTAGCACCACGACAATATTGATTTCTAAAAATCAGCACCATGGTGGTGCTGATTTTTAGAAATCAATACCAAGGCAGTGTTGGTGTGTTAAGCTATGATGTTGGTTTTTTTAAATTAGTAaagaataacatatttgaactccggAGCACACTACAAAAATCCACAAGAGTTAGAATAAGTCTAATCAAAGTTCTCTAGGTCTATTAATGAGTTTTAAccaaaattcattgatggacctagaggatTTGGATTTTTAAAAAGTTGACATGTAATAGAAGATGATAGTACAGTGAAAGTATTTATAATATCCATGTCTAGTTTTGATATTCCTACGATAAGTTATGTATAGATGTCAATTGCATTAAAgtcataaagtttgaaaactttctgATCACTAATGTTAATGATTTCAAACTAATATTTCTGGGCAAATATAGACTCCAGGGTAATTTAGAAACCTATAGCACTTGGAATGGGTCCGATCGGAACTCCCTAGGTCTATTAATGAGTTTTGGCTAAAACCCCTTGttgattttgaaaaggttttaaaagatattttttttatgtttgaaaCTGTGTTGTTATGGGGCTCACGGGTAACAAATATGGATGAATAAGCTTTAATCTAAAAAAAACTGCATATCGTTCTGAtaaccgagtcaaaagttatgatatcCGGAAGCAGCTGGTAATTGACACATACATACACATAACTAATGTCGGACAAGATAGCAATTATCTTGTGGGCTAATAAGAAGGAGAATTTGAGAAGCAAACAAGAAGGGAAACCATTATTCTccaaaattttctgaaaaataaatttatttaataacccaGGATAATCTCTCAAACAACTAAATAGACACTTATATAGACTCTAAatcctaaaataataataaaaaaaatcctaacataTAGACCCTCAATTCTTAACTTataaacaaagaaaataaattatcaaaaagaaaaaattcTTGACAAACTCATAATCTTAAAATCCATAAACGAactcaaaatctaaaaaaataagaaaaataaaaatgaccaaaaatatctaaaataccaaaaaaaaaaatccatgaaaattataaaaaataataatgtacTAAAAACTAAATCCAACAAATCTTCCGGTATTAGTTGCCTTGGATTGAAAAGAACTTATGCTCGAGTTTAGAATAATGTCAGATGGTAGTAAGGAGGAAGATCATTTGATACTAAATCAACAAAATATCTAACACACTTGACTACATTGTTAACTTCAATGTTGCTTAACTTATCTTTCTATCTGTTGTCTTTGTCGACTTACTCAAATTTCTATTGATTGTATCTCCTTGAAATCTAATCTAGTAATGAGGAGGTGTCCCACCGAAGATAGGTCAAAGTAAAGAAAATCGGCTGACATGGAAGACAAAGTTAAGCGGGCATCCAAGTTCGCTGAGCAGATTGGCTATGCTCGAGTAGACCGAGTACTACCAAGTGGACCGGGTACTACCGAGTGGATGGTACTTTTTGTCTTGTCTTTTTCAAGAACACTTAGGAAAACGTGCATATGCATTGAGATGCATGCACGAGCACTACAGTgatactataaaagggggttctcATCCACAAATAGAGGTATGTGCAACTTTGTCTTCTAAATACTTTAGATACAGTACTCCATTTCTTGAGATCGTTAgagattgacttgagcatcgaaggacCAACATTGGGAACCCCTTCTTGCCCCGACACTAACATTTTTGTGGTATGAGGTTGTGTGGAGTCTTCACCGCATCAACTGTGTCGCCACATCCTAGCTTGCTATCTTCACTGTTTTCGGATAGGATTAAAGTCCATTTGATGAATATCTATCACTATTCACTACACTCTCAATGCCAATACTAATGCCACGAGTTCCATCGAAACTACACAGACCAGTCTGAGCATAAATTTGGACAGGTTGCGCCTGTGCCAACAACAGGTCGAGAATTAGTTGTCCGTATTCGAAAACAACTACATTGCACTCTTGACTAATGATACCAGCCACTCCAATTCTTTGATTAATTTCAGCAATAATGGTAGTTGAACCAGCTAGCAAAGAAATTCCTAAATCTGCAATCGTTGCACAACCACCCACACATAATCTTAGAGATTTGCCATCAATAAGGACATCACTCATATTAAACTGCCAGTAGCCTTTTTGAGTCACAGGAACAAATATATGTTCACTCTTGTAATAAATCAGATCAACTCATTCGAGAggacatatccttaattagtccataaaaaatatattaggggATAGACTACTTATAATTACAGTTAAATTATGACCATAACCCAGTCGTGATTGGTTGTGATCTCTCCCTGGATTTACCATCCCctccaaattataatttggatccgGACGGGTAGCCGGAGGCCGCTCGGAGGTCGCAGGTAGTGGACAAGTAGCCAGATAGTCTGGCACTGAGTGGGGGTGGCCTCCGATCGCCCATTCTAATCCAAACTATAACCTAGGGGACGGTGAACCTAGGGAGTTATCACAACTAATTATGGTCGAATCGCGACTACGACCCGATCGTAATTACAAATGATCCATTTCTAATTTACTTTTTTTATAGACCAAGACATCTGGACTCCTCCTCCTAATATAATTTCACCTCCCTCCCCTTCCTTAGAATTCCGATTAAACAAGAAAGAGAAAGCATGTTCTTTGACGAGGTCTTGCTCAATCATATTGTACCACACAAGAGTAACATTCCCAACTGATATTTCTTGGATCCTAAGTCCAAGatgttggggttgcaatgttacaaacatagtcccacattgaaaacacatgagaaagattatggatttataagagaaagatatctccattggcatgaggcttttaggtagagcccaagagcaaaaccataaggacttaggcccaaagtggacaatatcatactattgtggagatatctaaatttttttcgatccaacaattggtatcagagctcggacttCCAGAAGGTtcaaccgccgactgtgcataagagctatggtctgattgagccatgtgggtataatattaACCTCAAATAAAGAAAGTGTGGGACTCCTATGTTCGAATCAAGAGGACCAGGCACCATGCAGGAattcctagttgcggctaggcaaggaagtcctagtaggttgggtggaccgaggggcaggaagaccggtgggttgaggatcggacatgggaaaagcatgtgatcctttgtttgaggggggggattgttggggttacaaTGTTGCATacatagttccacattgaaaacacatgggaaagatcatgagtttataagacaaagatatctccattgacatgaggccttttgggtagaacccaagagcaaaaccatgagggattAGGCCCAAGGTaaacaatatcatattattatggagatatctaaattcttttcgatccaacacaagAATGCCATCAAATTTCGCCACTAGAAATGTGATACTAGGCTCTTTGACAACTAGATCACCAACTACAACATGGTCTAGAGTTAAGAAGTCAGAGATTTCTCTGGCGCCATAATGAATAGCTACTATCTTCCATGTCATCAATAGACCTTTGAGAGGTCATATTCTCAATGTCCTCATTAATTTCTTCTTCAATATCATCATCATAAACTAGTTCATTAGTCATCTTGGCCTCATCTCCAATTTGATATTAAGATTCCTCTTCAATTATAGCATATTCCACAACTTACAACATTTCAGGTTTATCAACTTCTTCTTAATCAAATGCCTCTTGTAAATTATCTTTGAATCCATCTAGGTCATCTCGTGAGTGTCGCAAGTGCTCCTACCTCCCTGATGCTTGCCCCTTGAGTCTAATGGTAATCAATTTCATCTTCATTTGATCTGGAACTTCCTTATAATCAAAGATCTGCTCCACTTCGTTAATTCATTCAATGAAGCACTCTACTTGTAACGTACCAGAAAATTCAGGCAGATCAACCCAAAACCTGAGATCTCCAGAAGGCTCCTCTTGACCATGACATTCTTGGTATGTAGTCGATTGGCGATAAGAGTTATCAAAGGTAGATTTAGATCTACAATCTGAGATCTCATAATCTCCAAGATTTTGCGCCACCACCACAAGACACTAGGTTAAATATGTGACTTGCTTTGCAAATCCTCAATCATTATCATATCCTGAATGCTACGATCACAGTGTTCGACTACGACCACAATGATTTTCCATTGGATATGATCCGCTCTAATATCAACTAATGTTGGGCAGGATATCGATAATCCTGTAGGCTAACAATAAGGAAGATTTgaggagaaaacaagaagagaacTCTATCTTCGCTAACGGCTGAATTttgcctggttgaaggcgccttccattgaaAGGCGCAGATGCATTTTTAATtccattgagggcacctccagtaACTCCGCAGCTTCCTTTTGACTCTCTTACTGCTCTGATCGTCTaggtgatttcgtccatccggAATAAGGTTCATCCGAACTCAATTTCCGACTTTCTCCTCAAGCaaacttcctccccggcttctcatcccttggaccaCCGCACATGTCCTTCtcatctgccggtgtactcttctgcaacacctcatCCTTCGAATGCACCGAGCTTGCCGACTCCTTTTCCGTGTCATgtttctcgctaactgcgtcttctactcgacttcttgtgttcctaaactcttgcacacttagatataaggGTTAAAAATTAATACgatctaacctgacttggttgatcacatcaaaattaccttgggGGTACCAACACTAGGTTCATCAATAGATTTCGGTAAAAAAatattgatagacctagagaaaTCAGATGCATTCCAAGTGCTACAGGTTTTCAAAAATGTCCTGGAGTCTATATGTGTCTAAAGATATCAATTTGAAATCATTAACAGTAGTGATTAGAAGATTTTCAAAGTTTATATCTTTAAAATAATTGACACATGCATATAATTTATAATAGGGATGTCAAAACTAGACATAGACACTATAAATATTTTTACTATATTATTCTCTTTCATTCTATGTtaactttataaaaaaaatctaaattcttTATGTCTATTAATATATTTCGATccaaatttattaataaatatagaaaattttaattggaatcatttcaACTCTTATAAATTTTTACAGTACTCTACAGTCAAAATATGTTCTTCGTTAATGTTAATACatgatattgatttttaaaaattagtcttATCATGATGTTAGTTTTTAGAAATTAGCACTGTGATGATTTTTAGAAATCAGTACTACACTGGTACTGGTCTAATTAAATTGTgtgttaatttttcaaaaattaatagtATAATGATCATTGTAGCTAAATAAAGGTGagaaaagtttaatttaatttaatagaaaaatGGTTACGGAGAGAGaaaaatatataagaaaaaaACAAGGAAAATGGAACAGAGACGCCGTTTTGGACGATCCCAGCTGGGCCTTTTGAAAATGGTTGATTTTATAATTTGGATATTATGGAGCAATGAACCTTCTAGAGGAGTAGAGGTTGTGGTGGGCATGGTTCATCCGAGtaactaaaatatattttttagtaTATCTTTTTCAAATTGCTGACCTAtatactattttaaaaattttgttataGAGgcctttattattttataaaaaaacttaCGTTTATCGACACATGCTCTGACTCACTTTCTTTATTCATCACTCTTACCATGTGACAGCATTAATTACATGTTTTGTGCGAAAAACTAAAAATACCCATTAGTTTCAATTTTCTCTAATCAGTGCACTAATTTTATAGATACAAAAAATTCTAAGACGTTTTTACCCTTTTGTCTTTTCGGAGACAATCAATTAAAAACCGAACCGTTCCGACGGATTAAATTAAaaccaaataaatttaattttttctaactAATCATCCAACCGAGTAAATTGAaaccaaata
Coding sequences:
- the LOC122048787 gene encoding phytepsin-like; protein product: MAMAIPSATEEADFYYLSPPPGLQRHPVCGLCPTLPVAGLRNSAGFSRMVSAHHHLARRPRSAKSTKLRELWRQITRERRSLPAPPPPLYDPHSYAQNFDDGMSTWEEPESVSRSFSARFAAPARVLQEFEGLLMTWKIVAIHYGAREISDFLTLDHVVVGDLVVKEPSITFLVAKFDGILGLRIQEISVGNVTLVWYNMIEQDLVKEHAFSFLFNRNSKEGEGGEIILGGVDLIYYKSEHIFVPVTQKGYWQFNMSDVLIDGKSLRLCVGGCATIADLGISLLAGSTTIIAEINQRIGVAGIISQECNVVVFEYGQLILDLLLAQAQPVQIYAQTGLCSFDGTRGISIGIESVVNSDRYSSNGL